CCGGGCAACCAGACCGGATCGGTTGTGCTGACGGATGCGAAGCGAGCGCGCGCGTCGGGCATCGTCTCGGGCGTGGAGGTGACGGGCAGCCGCGAGAACCGTGTGCTCGTCGCGTTCGGCGATTCGATCACCGAGGGCGCGGGCGCGACCCAGAGCAAGGCGATGAGCTGGCCCGACCAGCTCCAGCGGCTGCTTGCGGCCAATGCGCGCGGGCGGTGCTGGTCGGTCGCCAATGCCGGGATCAGCGGCAACCGGCTGCTGAGCAGCGGCCGCGGCCCCAACGCGCTGTCGCGGTTCGAGCGCGACGTGCTGGGCGTGCCGGGCGTGACGCATGTCGTGCTGCTCGAGGGGATCAACGACATCGGCAAGATCGCCGATCCGGCGCGCGCGCACGAACAGGCGACCGCGGCGCAGATCATCGCCGCGCATCGCCAGTTGCTGGCGCGGGCGAAGGGGGCGGGGCTCAAGGTGATCGTCGGGACGCTGTTGCCCTATGAGGGCGCGGCCTATGCCGACACGGCAGGCGAGCAGCGGCGCCAGACGGTCAATCGCTGGATCCGCGAGAATGCGCGGCAGTACGATGCGGTGATCGATTTCGATGCGGCGATGCAGGAGCCGGGCAAGCCCAGCGTGATGCGGTTGGCGTGGCAGATCGGCGATCACCTGCATCCGAATGATGCGGGCTATACGGCGATGGCGCAGACCGCGCTGCCGGTGGTGCTGCGGCAGGGGTGCGGGCGGTAGGCCGACTATCCTCCCCCGCCAGGGGGAGGTGGCGCCGAAGGCGACGGAGGGGGAGGACTCCCCAACGCTTGTTCTGGCATCCGCCCCCTCCGTCCTGCTGCGCAGGCCACCTCCCCCTGGCGGGGGAGGATTAAAGAGGGGCAGCTTCGCTCACCACGGCTTCGACCGCGCCATCGCCAGCCCGCGCACGTCGTTCGGCCACTTCCCGCTGACCGCGCAGTAGAAGTGATAGAGCGCGCCGTCGTGCCAGATCACCGCGGGCTTGTGCGCGTATTTCTCGTCGATCGATCCCGGCGGGCCGACGTCGATCAGCACCTCGCTCGACTTGGTGAAGGCGGTCGGGCTGTCGCCGAGCGCGATCAGGTCGCGCGCGAAGCCGTCGGTCGACAGGCCGAAATAGAACATCGCCCATTTGCCCTGATGCGTCACCACGACCGGGTCGCTGGCGAAGCGGTCGTCGGGCGAGCCCTTGGGGCCGTTGACCAGCAGCGGGCTCGCCGGGTGCCGTGTCCAGCTCTTCAAGTCCTTGGAGATGGCGAGGCCGGTCTGCTCCTTCCATGGGCTACCGCTGGTCTTGGCGTTGTAATAGAGGTGGAAGGTGTCGCCGACCTTGATCAGGTTTGGCTTGTACAGCCCGCCGCGCTCCCATTCGGCGCCGTCCGCGGCGCGCAGGATCACCGGGCCGCGCTCCCACTTCATGAAGTCCTTGCTGAAGGCGAGGCCGATTACCGCCGGCCCTTCCTCGTAACCGGGGCTGGGATAGGCGTGCCACGCCGCGACATATTGACCATCGACCTTCACCAGCCGCGCCGGGCTGCGCAGCTCGTTCTCGCGCAGGATCGAGGCGCAGGCGATGTTGTGGCGGGTAACCGGATCGCTCGGGTCGCGCGACATGATCATGCCGAGCCGCTTCCAGTTGAGCAGGTCGCGGGATTCGCAGATGCCGGTCTGGTAGCCGGTGCCGTCGAAGCCGACATAGGTGAGGTAGAATTTGCCGTTCGCGGAGAAGACGAACGGGCAGTCGACCGCCTTCTCGTCGAAGCTGCCCTTCACGCCCGAGCCGCCGAGGATCAGCTTCGGGTGCTTGTACGGCGTGCGATAGGGAGCGAGCGGATCGCCCGCGGCCTGGGTCGGCAGCACGGCGAGCCCGGTGCCCGCGAGTGCACCGCCGAGCAGGTTGCGCCGGTCGATCATCTTGCTTCTCCCCTAGCGGATCACGCGGACGAGATAGGAGGCCGCGGCGGGCGTGCCGACCTCGATTTCCCAGCCCGGCTCGATCATCCTGCCCTTGATCTCCGGCCCGATCGGCCGTGCGGACCCGTCGAGCGGCTGAACGGCGAGGCCGACCGCGCCCTCCAGGTCCTTGAGCTGGATCCAACCGGTGATCGGCTCGATCAATGTCGGCGCGGTGCCCCAGTCGGTCAGCATTGATCGGCGCGCATCCCACTTCGCGCCCGTATTCTCGACGCGGCCGGTGGTGGTGAGCAGCATGCGGTCCGAGGTGTTGATCGGCTTGCCGTCGAGCGAGGACAAGGTGATCGCGGCGAAGCGGTTCCTGATCTCGGCGCCCAAGTGCCGCGTCTGTGCGTCGCGGTTCGCCGCGATGAAGCCGACCAGTCCCTGGCTCAGCGGACTGTCGATCCGCACCAGCCCGTCCTTGCCGCCATTGGTCTGCCAGCTGAGCTCGCCCGTGTCGGAGACGATCGGGTTGGCGGCGGGCAGCGGCGCGGGGAGCGATGGCTTGCAATCGATGCAGGCAATGCGCGAGCCGTGGCGCAGCGGGATCGTCATGTCGAAGCCCGGCGAATAATAGGGCATCGCCGCGCGCGGCATCCGCGCCGCGTCGCTGATCTGTTCGGCCGAATAGGAGCGTGTCAGAACCTGCTTCGCCGCCGAGACGTCGCCGCGCAGGAAGATCATCGCCCCCGCCGGCATCTGCGCCATCTTCACCGGATCGAGCGTAATGTCGAAATGGTCGCCGATCGCCGGCTTCCACGCGCCCGCGATCTTGGTCTCGAAGGTGTAGAAGAAGATGCCGTCCCAGTCCTGCAGCGCGGCATAGGAAGCGAGGAGCGGGATCATCTCCGCGCCATAGTCGCTCGGGAAGGGGTGGTTGACTTCGCTCACCGTGAACGGCTTGCCCACCGCGGCGCTGCGCGCGAGTTTCTGGATGATCGACAGCTGCGGCGCGTTGACCATCGGCTCGTTGCGGCGGCCGTAGATCGCGGGATGCTGCCAATAGACGTGCGCGTCGAGCAGGTCCGCGGCGAGCGCGGTGCGCATCAGCGGCTGGTTGGCGATGAAATAGGTGTGGTCGGCGGTCGGGACGATGGGCACCTTCACGCCGAGCTCGTCGCGCAGGAAGCGGCGCATGTCGGCGTGGAAATCGAGCTCGACCTGGGTGACGAACTCGAGCTCCGCGTCGAAGCGCAGGCGCGGTGCGGACGGATGGTCGCCGCGGCGCATCAGCGGCACCGGCTGGCCCTCGGCGACGCCCGCCATGCCGCGCAGGCTGGCGATCTCCTTGGCGCTGCGGTGCTTGCCCAGCCAGTCATTGTACATGCCGACCAGCAGCTTCTGGTAATGCGGGGTCATGTCGAGCTGGGCATTCTCGCCGCCCGGCACGCGCTCGCCGCGCAGCCAGTTGCGCATCCAGAATTCGAGCAGCGAATTCTCGTTGACCACCTCGACCGTCATCACCGCCGGGTCGTCGGCATAGCGGAGGCCAGTATAGGGGTTGGTGTGGCCGAGCAGCTTGCGCGCATAGTCCTTCTGCAGTGCGATCAGCTCGGGACCTAAATAGGTGAAGGCCTTGGCCGGACCGAGCAATTCGGCGTCGGGAACGCCGTCGCCCGGCTTGAAGCGGCGGCCCACATTGAGGTTGAAGTTGACGTAGATGCCGTTCTTCTTGAGCTCGGCGATCCAGTAATCGAGCCGCTCGAGCCGCTCGGGATTGAAATGCTGGCTGTCGGGAAGGTCGTCCCGGATCAGCCCGCGCGGGCGGTGGGTGAAGGGGCCCGCTGCCGGACCTCGCGCGGCGCCTTCGTTGCGGATTTGCGCGATCGAATCGGGCATGTCGAGGAAGTGTAGCCGCACGCAATTCACGCCGAGCCGCGCCAGCGCCTTGGCATAGGCGGTCGCCGCGCCATGCGCCGGAATCTCGTCCGATCCCACCGCCCAGCCGGTCATGTTGACGCCCCAGCAGCGGAAGCGCTTGCCGTCGCCACGCCAGAGCTTGCCGTCGCGGGCCGAGACGAAGCCGTGCTTGCCTGCGGGCCCGTCGAGCAGGAAGCGTGCGTCGGCGGGAGAGTCGACGCGCAGCTCGTGGTCTACCGGATAGGGTTGGAGCGCGATCTCCTGGCTCGATGCGGGAAGGGCGGCGAGCGCTGCGGCGAGCAGAAGCGCCAGCCGCATCAGCGCGTCCGGATCCGGAGCGCGTAGGGCATGCCGCCGCTGCTATCCGCCGGGAGCTTGAGCTCGAGCCCGCGCGGGGTCTGCTTCCAGCTGAGCTTTCCGCCGTCGAGCAGCTCGATGCTCCTGATCGGCGCGGGCAGATATGGGGTGCCGGCGAAGAGCGTCTTGACCAGCACGACGCCGTCGGCGGGGCGCTCGAGCCCCAGCGCGTAGACCGTGTCGCCCTTGACCGTGAAGCGGATATCGGCGGGGGTGAACCCCTTCTTCGCCGATTCCTCGACCTGCCCGCCGACGCGGACCTGACCCGAGCTGGTCGGACCCTCGCCGAAATAGTGGAACGGGCGGGTACCGTAGATCGCCTCGCCATTGACCTTGAGCCAGGCGCCCATACCCTTGAGCACGGTCGCGATCTCGTCGGGGATCGTGCCGTCGGCCTTGGGGCCGACGTTGAGCAGGAGGTTGCCGTTCTTGCTGACGATGTCGATCAGGTCGGCGATCAGCGATTTGGGCGTGCGGTAGCTGTCGTTCTGGGCATAGCCCCAGCTGTGGACGCTGACCGAGGTGTCGGACTGCCACGGGGAGAGCTTGAGCGCGTCGCTCTTGCCGCGCTCCATGTCGAACATCGCCGAGCCCTCGGCGAATTGCGAGCCCTTATAGGCGATGATGCCGGGCGCCTTCCACCCGGCCGAGCGGTTGTAGTAATAGGCCGCGGTGTCGCGCATCAGCGGCTCGTAGAGCGGCGCCGAGGTCCACCAGTCGAAATAGATGAGCTCGGGCCGGTATTTGTCGATCAGCTCGGAGGTGCGCGCCATCCAGTCGTCGAGGAACTCGCGGCTCGGCGGCATCCAGTTCTGCAGCTGACTGCTGTCGGGCCAGGCATCGGGATTGTCGGCGGGCAAGCCGGTCGGCGCGGCGGGGCCATAGAGGCCGCGATTCCTGGGATCGGCGACGTCGGAGGGGAAGCTGCGTCCCTTGTGATACCACCACCAATGCTCGGCGCGGTGCGAGGACAGGCCGAAATGCATGCCGTGGGCGCGCGCTGCCTTGGCGATCTCGCCGGTCACGTCACGCTTGGGCCCCATGTCGGACGCGTCCCAGCGGGTGAAGTCCGAGGCGTACATCGCGAAGCCGTCGCAATGCTCGGCGACCGGAACGACGTACCGCGCGCCGGCATCGGCGAAGAGCTGGATCCAGGCCGCGGGGTCGAACTTCTCGGCCTTGAACAGCGGGATGAAGTCCTTGTAGCCGAACTTGTCCTGCGGGCCCCAAGTCGCGCGGTGGTGCGCATAGGCCTTGTTGCCCGGCACATACATGTTGCGCGAATACCATTCGTTGGCGAAGCCCGGGACCGAATAGACGCCCCAGTGGATGAAGATGCCGAACTTGGCGTCGCGGAACCATTCGGGGGTGCGATAGGCGCGCAGCGAATCCCAGTCGGGCTCGAACGGGCCGGCGGCGACACCCTGCCTCACCTTGGCGAGCTGCGCGGCGACGGCCTCTTTCGGCGTCTCCATCGGCCATTGCTGCGCGGTCTGCTGCTGTGTCGTCTGGGCCTGCGCCGAAGACATGCCGGCGGCGAGCGCCAGCGCGGAAAGCGTGCCGAGCCGTTTCACGCCGTCATCCCTCCTTGTCATATATAATATGATTATTGGCTATCAGATCGCAGCTGGCGCTGCAATCATCGGCTGCATCAATTTGTCGGAGAAGATCGCGGGCTCAGCCCATCGACGAGCTGGTATCCTGAAGCGCGAGCTCGACCAGCACGCGCATCGCCGCCTCGGCCTCGTCGGCGTCGCCCGCGATGATTGCCTCGCCAACTCGGACATGGTCCGGCACGGGATCGCGCGGCAGGGCGCGGATGCGCTGCTTGAACTGCGTGGTCCAGCTCACCGCCGCGCCGATGCTCGCGCTGAGCGTGATCAACACGTCGTTGCGCGAGGCGCGCAGGATTGCGTCGTGGAAGTCGCGGTCGGCGGCGCGCCCGGCCTCTGTCGCCAGCGTGTGCCGGCGCATGCCCGTGAGCGCCTCGCGCAACGCGCGGATATCGGCCTTGTCGCGGCGTGCCGCGGCCAGCCGCGCCGCGGCCGGCTCGACGATCGCGCGCAGCTCGAACAAGTCGCGCACATAGCCGATATCGGGCTCGCCCGAGAAGGCCCAGGCAAGCACGTCGGGGTCGAGCAGGTTCCAGCGGCTGCGCGGCAGCACGCGCGTGCCCGCCTTGGTCCGGCTCTCGACCAGCCCCTTGGCGGCGAGCACCTGCACCGCCTCGCGATAGGCGCTGCGCGAGACGTTGAGCGCGGCGGAATTGTCGACTTCGCCGGTCAGCCGCTCGCCGGGCGCGATCGCGCCGCCGACGATCGCCGTGCCGAGATAATGCGCGACGGCGCCGCGCAGCCGGCGCCCCGTCCCGCGCTCGCTGCGCCCGGACTGGCTGCCCGGAAACCCGCTATCGTCTTGATCCTCGTCGTCCAACTCGCGTTTTTCCCGCGTTCTCGTCTTCGCAGACAATAAGCACAGCCTAACCCGGGGAGCAAACCGCTCGACGCCATTGCTCGAAATTAAATGTCGGACTAAATCCGCGACTCCCAATTGGAGGTTGCCTGATGTTGAAGCTGTCGCGCTATCGTTCGGGGGATGGCGGCACCCGCCTCGTCGCCAATAGGGACGGCCGGACCGGATTCGTGGCCGGCGCGACGAGCCTGACCGCGCTGGCGAACGAGGCGATCGAGCTGGGCATTGGCCTGCACGAGATGGTGGAGCGGGTGGGCCTTGAAGGCCCAGTCGATTTGGCAGAAGCGCTCCGCACGGGACGGCTGCTCACGCCGGTCGATCATGCGGACACCGCACATATCGTGCTGAGCGGCACCGGGCTCACCCATCTCGGCTCGGCCGAGGGGCGCGACAAGATGCACCGCGCGGCCGCGGCGGGCGAGAAACTCACCGATTCGATGCGCATGTTCCTGGAGGGGGTCGAGGGCGGCAAGCCCGCGGCCGGCACGGTCGGCCAGCAGCCCGAATGGTTCTACAAGGGCGACGGTTCGCAACTGGCCGCACCCGGCGCCGATCTGGTGATGCCCGCCTTCGCGCAGGATGGCGGCGAGGAGCCGGAGATCGCCGGCATCTATCTGATCGGGCCCGACGGCGCGCCGTGGCGGCTCGGCTTCTGCCTCGCCAACGAGTTCAGCGACCATGTGACCGAGCGGCACAATTATCTGTGGCTCGCACATTCGAAGCTGCGCCAGGCGGCGCTGGGACCCGAGCTGCTCGTCGGCGAACTGCCCGCCGATGTGCGCGGCGCCAGCCGCATCGTGCGCGAAGGCGCGGTGCTGTGGGAGAAGCCGTTCCTGTCGGGCGAGGCGAACATGTCGCACAGCATCGCCAATCTCGAGCATCACCACTTCAAATATGCGCTGTTCCGCCGCCCAGGCGACGTGCACGTCCATTTCTTCGGCACCGCGACGCTGTCGTTCAGCGACGGCATCGCGACCGCGCCCGGCGACGTGTTCGAGGTTGAGGCGGCGCCGTTCAGCCTGCCGCTGCGCAACCGGCTGGCGCGGGCCGAGGCGGAGGCGGTGACGGTCCGCGCGCTCTGAGTCTCTGCCGAGTTTGAGGCCGGTGCGGCTCCGTGGGCCCCGGCACAAGGCCGGGGTGACGAAAAAACGGGCGCTAGTGGTTGTCGCGCGGCAATCCCTGGATCTGGGCGATGCGCTGGAAGCGCTCGGACCCTTCGAGGATCGCGCCCTTGTCCATCTGGCCCACCAAGTTGCGCTGGATCTCCTGCCAGGGGGTCTGCGACGCGGGATAGCGATAGCCACCCTCGGTCTCGAGCGCGCGGCGGCGCTCGGCCAGCTCTCCGGCCGGCACGAGCGCGTCGGCGGTGCCCTTGCGCAGGTCGATGCGGATGCGGTCGCCGTCGCGCAGCAGCGCGAGACCGCCCATCGCCGCCGCCTCGGGCGAGGCGTTGAGGATCGAGGGGCTGCCGCTGGTGCCCGACTGGCGCCCGTCGCCGATGCAGGGGAGCACGGTCACGCCCTCGCGCAGCAGATGCGCGGGCGCGCGCATATTGACCACCTCGGCGGCGCCCGGATAGCCGATCGGCCCCGCGCCGCGCATCACCAGCAGCGTGCCGGCGGTGATGCCGGTCGCCGGATCGTCGATCCGCGCGTGATAATCCTCTGGCCCGTCGAACACCACGACCGGCCCCTCGAACGCATCGGGATCGTCGGGGTTGGACAGGAAGTGCTGGCGGAACTCGTCGGAGATCACGCTGGTCTTGAGGATCGCCGCGTCGAACAGATTGCCGCGCAGCACGACGAAGCCGGCCTGTTCGAGGATCGGTTCGCCGATCGGGCGAATGACGCGCTCGTCCTCGATCTTCGCGCTAGCACAATTCGCGCCGATACTGCGGCCATTGACGGTCAGCGCATCCTCGCGGATCAGCCCGCGCGAGATGAGCTGCGCGACCACGGCGGGCACGCCGCCGGCGCGGTAATAGTCTTCGCCGAGATACTCGCCCGCGGGCTGCAGGTTGACCAGCAGCGGCACGTCGTGGCCGAACGCCTGCCAGTCGTCGATGTTGAGCTCGACGCCCATGTGCCGCGCGATGGCATTCAAGTGGATCGGCGCGTTGGTCGAGCCGCCGATCGCCGAGTTGACCGCGATCGCGTTGAGAAAGGCGTCGCGCGTCAGGATGTCCGAGGGCTTCACGTCCTCGCGCACCAGCTCCACCGCGCGCAGGCCGGTGAGATAGGCCACTTCCTGCCGATCGCGATACGGCGCGGGAATCGCGGCGGAACCGGGCAGCGACATGCCCAGCGCCTCGGTCAGGCTGTTCATCGTCGTCGCCGTGCCCATCGTGTTGCAATAGCCGGTCGAGGGCGCCGAGGAGGCGACGAGGCGGATGAACTCGTCATCGTCGATCTCGCCCGCGGCGAGCAGCTCGCGCGCCTTCCACACGATCGTGCCCGAGCCGGTGCGCTCGCCCTTGTACCAGCCGTTGAGCATCGGGCCGACCGACAAGGCGATCGCGGGAATGTTCACCGTTGCCGCCGCCATCAGGCAGGCGGGCGTGGTCTTGTCGCAGCCGATCGTCAGCACCACGCCGTCGAGCGGGTAGCCGTAGAGCGCCTCGACCAGTCCGAGATAGGCGAGGTTGCGGTCGAGTCCGGCGGTCGGGCGCTTGCCCGTCTCCTGGATCGGATGGACCGGGAATTCGATCGCGATGCCGCCCGCCTCACGGATGCCTTCGCGCACGCGTTCGGCGAGGACGAGATGGTGGCGGTTGCACGGGGAGAGGTCGCTGCCGGTCTGCGCGATGCCGATGATCGGGCGGCCGCTGCGCAGCTCCTTGAGGCTCAGGCCAAAGTTCAGATAGCGCTCGAGATAGAGCGCGGTCATGTCGACATTGTCCGGATTGTCGAACCAGGCGGCGGAACGCAGTTTCTTGTCTTCGGTCATTGTTTCCAGGAACTCAGGGAAGCACCGCGAGGCGGTAGATCATGACGTGGCGATAGGGCTTGCCCGGATCGACACGCGCGGAGGCGAAGCGCGGCTGGTTGGGCGCATCGGGGAATTTCTGCGGCTCGAGCGCGATGCCATCGCCCATGCGATAGACGCGCCCCTGACGGCCCTTGAGCGTGCCGTCGAGGAAATTGCCGCTGTAGAACTGAATGCCGGGCTCGGTGCTCAGCACCTCGAGCACGCGGCCCGAGGCCGGATCCTCGAGCCGCGCGGCGAGCGCGGGCGTGGCGGTCGGGCCCTTGTCGAGCGCGAAATTATGGTCATAGCCGCGGCCGATCACGATCTGCGGATCGCGGCCGTCGCGCAGCCCGTCGGCGATCCGCCGCGCCTTGCGGAAATCGAACACGGTGCCGGCGACCGGCTTGAGCTCCCCGGTCGGGATGAGCATGTCGTCGACCGGCGTATAGGCGGCGGCGGGGATGGTCAGCAGCTGCCCCGAGGTGCCTTCGGCTGCGCCGTCGCCGGCAAGGTTGAACAGCGCGTGGTTGGTCATGTTGACGATCGTCGGCTTGTCGGTCCGCGCCTCGAACTCGATCGTGAGGTCGCCGCTGTCGTTCAGCGCATAGCTGACGGTGACATCGAGCTTGCCGGGATAGCCCTGGTCGCCATCGGGGCTGGTGAGACCGAGCACGACCTTCGCCGCTGGTCCGCGCGTGACCGAGACGATCTTCCAGTTGCGCTTGTCGAAGCCCTGCTTGCCACCGTGCAGCGAGTTGGTGCCATCGTTGCTGGTCAGCTGATAGTCGCGCCCGTCGAGCTTGAAGCGCGCGCCAGCGATGCGGTTGGCATAGCGGCCGACGGTGACGCCGAAATAATTGGGCTTGGCTTCATAGTCAGCCACCTCGTCATAGCCGAGCGTGACCTCCGCGACCTTGCCCTCCCGGCCGGGTGCGGCGAGCGATTGCAGTGTCGCGCCATAGGTCAGGATGCGCGCCTTGACGCCCTTGGCATTGCTCAGCGTCACCGCCTCGACCGCGCTGCCATCGGCCAGGCGCCCGGCCGGCGCGCGCTCGGCCTCGGCGGCGAGGGCAGGTCCGGCGGCGATCGGCGCCATCAGCGCCGCGGCATACAGCATTGCTCGCATTCACTCGCCTCCCCGCATCCGGCCCGGCGGCCATTGACGATGTTCCCTCCCCGCATATAGTCGGAGAAATAATCGGGCAAGCCGCTTGCGCGGAAATGCATCCTGGAGGGATTGAATGGCGCTTCCACCTCTCGACACGGCGATCGGGGAAAAGACGGCGTCGCCGTCGTTCAACTATCGCCCGGCGCTGGCGCTGCTCGCCAGCCTGTTCTTCATGTGGGGCTTCATCACCGTCATCAACAACACGCTGCTGCCGCACCTGCGCAGCGTGTTCGAGCTCAACTACACCCAGACCACGCTGATCGAGAGCGTGTGGTTCATCGCCTATTTCGTCGCCTCGATCCCCGCGGCCAAGCTGATCGAGCGAATCGGCTATCAGAAGTCGCTGGTGATCGGGTTGCTCGCCATGGCGGCGGGCGCGCTGATGATGGTGCCGGCGGCGCGCCTTCCCTCATATGAGGTGGTGTTGGTCGCACTGTTCGTGATCGCGAGCGGCATCACCTTGCTCCAGGTCGCGGCCAACCCCTATGTCGCGGTGGTCGGTCCGCCCGAGACCTCTTCGTCGCGGCTCAACCTGGTGCAGGCGTTCAACTCGTTCGGCACCACGCTGGCGCCGCTGTTCGGCGGCTATCTGATCCTCGGCCGTTCCAAGGGCGGTACCTCGGAGGCGGACGTCGCGCTGACCGCGGCCGAGCGCTATGCCGACGCACAATCGGTGATCCTGCCCTATCTCATCGTCGCGGGCGTGCTGGTGGTGCTCGCGGTGGTGATCGCGCGCTTTCCGCTTCCCGCGATGGGCGCGGCGACGCAGCGCGCGAGCCGCGAGGCGCGCAAGGGGCTGTCGCTGTGGAGCCACCGCAACCTGGTGTTCGGGGTGCCGGCGATCTTCATCTACCTGATCGCCGAGATCGGCGTGTCGAACCTGTTCATCAACTTCATCAGCCAGCCGCATATCGGCGATGTCACGCACCAGCAGGCCTCCAACTATCTGTTCCTGCTGTGGGGCGGGATGATGGTCGGCCGCTTCGCCGGCAGCTTCCTGATGCAGAAGGTCGATGCGGCGCATGTCCTCGCCGTCTTCTCGATCGGCGCCTTCGTGGTGATGCTGATCGCGACCTTTGCCCAGGGCCCCGCCGCGATGTGGGCGCTGATCCTGGTCGGCTTCTTCCACTCGATCATGTTCCCGACGATCTTCACGCTCGGCATCAAGGGCCTTGGGCCGCTCACCGAGGAAGGGTCGGGGCTGCTGATCATGGCGATCGCTGGCGGCGCGCTGGTGGTGGTGCAGGGCTGGCTGGCCGACCAATGGGGCCTGCAGCTCTCCTTCCTGCTGACCGCGGCGTGCGAGCTTTATGTGCTGTTCTACGCGCTATGGGGTTCCAAACCCACGGGCGAGCAGCTCACCGTGCGCTTCGACGAATAGCCGAGACGTTTCAATAGTCTGACAAAAATTTGCGGAAACTTGCGTTTTCGCCTTGATTACACGCGTCCTCTCCCCGATACATTAGTCATATTATATGTGATGTAATCCCGCGCAACAAGACGGGACAGGGAGAGGAATGGCGCATGCATATTCTCAGCAATCTATTGGCCGGTGCAGCCGGTTGCGCGATCGTCGCAGCCATGCCCGCCTCGGCCCAGGACGGCGCTGGCGCGCCGCCCGCACCGGCGGACAGCAGCGCGCAGGAGGCCGGCGAAGGCGAGATCATCGTCACCGGCATCCGCGGCTCGCTCCAGTCGGCGCAGAGCCTCAAGCGCAACGCCGACCAGGTCGTCGACTCGATCGTCGCCGAGGACATCGGCAAGCTCCCCGACGTGAACGTGACCGAGGCGCTGCAGCGCGTGTCGGGCATCCAGGTCGGGCGCGACCGCGGCGAGGGATCGGGCATCACCATCCGCGGCCTCTCGCAGGTCACCTCGACCTTCAACGGCCGCTCGGGCGGCAGCGGCCGCGGCGTTGATCTCGAGAACATCCCGGCCGAACTGATCGCGCGCGTCGACGTCTACAAGACCCCGTCGGCCGACTTGGTCGAGGGTGGCATCGGCGGCCTGATCAACGTCGTCACGCGCAAGCCGCTCGACAAGCCGGGCTTCACGCTCAGCGGCTCGGCGCGCGGGCGCTATTCGGACTTGCCCGACAAGGTCGATCCGATGTTCTCGGCGCTGGTCAGCAATACGTGGGAGGTGGGCGACGGCGAGTTCGGCATCCTCGTCGCCGGCTCATTCCAGCAACGCGCGTTCGAGAGCCACGTCGTCAATGTCGGCGCGCCGGTGGGGCAGCCCAACATCGGCGCGGGCGTGGCCTCGCTCTCCGAGCAATATCAGCCCGTGATCAACGCCGACCGCCGCCGCATCGGCATCGACGCGGTGATCCAGTACAAGCCCAATCCCGAGCTCGAATTCTATCTCCAGGGCACTTATCAGGATGCCCAGCAGCTCCAGCAGCAGTACGGCGTCTATCTGCGCTCGCTGCGCAACCGGACGTTCGATCCGGCCTCGGTGGAATATTTCGACGGCACCAACGACGTCAGCCGGATCGCCTTC
This is a stretch of genomic DNA from Sphingomonas sp. BT-65. It encodes these proteins:
- a CDS encoding sugar MFS transporter, translating into MALPPLDTAIGEKTASPSFNYRPALALLASLFFMWGFITVINNTLLPHLRSVFELNYTQTTLIESVWFIAYFVASIPAAKLIERIGYQKSLVIGLLAMAAGALMMVPAARLPSYEVVLVALFVIASGITLLQVAANPYVAVVGPPETSSSRLNLVQAFNSFGTTLAPLFGGYLILGRSKGGTSEADVALTAAERYADAQSVILPYLIVAGVLVVLAVVIARFPLPAMGAATQRASREARKGLSLWSHRNLVFGVPAIFIYLIAEIGVSNLFINFISQPHIGDVTHQQASNYLFLLWGGMMVGRFAGSFLMQKVDAAHVLAVFSIGAFVVMLIATFAQGPAAMWALILVGFFHSIMFPTIFTLGIKGLGPLTEEGSGLLIMAIAGGALVVVQGWLADQWGLQLSFLLTAACELYVLFYALWGSKPTGEQLTVRFDE